The Synergistaceae bacterium genome window below encodes:
- a CDS encoding SpoIID/LytB domain-containing protein — translation MKSTFLSALFIVFIMSFISPVHAASGNISVLLADGCINGTISGTEISITDALGIQDRLSGNCNVNVSGNRIIIGPSAYAMPVKLSSASPIAWNGTKYYGDLLFKIAPDGFSVGNDIDIELYLLGVVKGEMSDKWPMEALKAQAVIARTYVLSACGKHSGYDVCATNHCQVYKGINGDAKSIEEAVNSTRGMILRWQGAPASVFYHSDSGGMTTAAARVWGSDIPYLRGSLEPVSYSGPNTTWHSTIPMSFIESRLKGSGINVGTILSITPLSRDESGRILTIEVGGTNGTQNMTGHRFRTVVGADKIKSTLFEFSRRSSYSPTQQPQTKTQIQTKTPPSRPAKIDLRSIPEDPEEKLVWLTKHKVFTTQELMEMLSNPAKIDSYIETGIARAEGRLPMPYATVGSYPVQGTFDPNKIPEYEPSSFSMESGTGSIVDLYGRGSGHGVGLSQWGAKTLAERGWDYRQILEHYFPGTTIGQ, via the coding sequence TTGAAAAGTACATTTTTATCCGCTCTTTTTATTGTTTTTATAATGTCATTTATATCTCCTGTCCATGCGGCCTCAGGGAATATCTCTGTGCTGCTTGCGGACGGATGCATAAACGGTACCATATCCGGAACTGAAATAAGCATAACTGACGCATTGGGAATACAGGACCGGTTATCAGGAAACTGCAATGTTAACGTAAGCGGGAACAGGATAATTATTGGTCCTTCCGCTTATGCTATGCCGGTGAAACTCTCGTCCGCATCTCCTATCGCATGGAACGGAACAAAATATTACGGAGACCTTTTATTTAAAATTGCACCGGATGGTTTTTCAGTTGGCAACGACATAGATATAGAACTATATCTGCTGGGTGTAGTTAAAGGTGAGATGAGCGACAAATGGCCTATGGAGGCCCTCAAAGCTCAGGCTGTTATTGCCAGGACATATGTTCTCTCCGCATGCGGCAAACACAGTGGCTATGATGTATGCGCCACTAATCACTGCCAGGTCTACAAAGGAATAAACGGTGATGCAAAAAGCATAGAGGAAGCTGTTAATAGCACCAGGGGTATGATATTGAGATGGCAGGGGGCTCCGGCCTCTGTTTTTTACCACTCAGACAGCGGCGGGATGACAACAGCCGCAGCGCGCGTCTGGGGATCAGACATCCCATACCTCAGGGGCAGTCTCGAGCCTGTCTCATACAGCGGACCCAATACTACATGGCATTCGACTATACCAATGTCCTTTATAGAGTCCAGGTTAAAGGGATCCGGAATAAATGTCGGGACGATCCTGTCCATAACACCGCTCAGCAGAGATGAGAGCGGACGCATCCTTACAATAGAGGTAGGGGGGACCAATGGCACTCAGAATATGACAGGCCACAGGTTCAGGACTGTTGTCGGCGCCGACAAGATAAAAAGCACTTTGTTTGAGTTCAGCCGGCGTTCGAGCTACAGCCCGACACAGCAGCCACAGACAAAAACACAAATTCAGACAAAAACTCCTCCGTCTCGTCCGGCGAAAATCGATCTGCGCAGCATTCCTGAGGATCCGGAGGAAAAGCTTGTCTGGCTGACAAAACATAAGGTTTTTACAACGCAGGAATTAATGGAAATGCTTTCAAACCCGGCTAAAATAGACAGTTACATCGAAACAGGCATAGCGAGAGCGGAGGGACGTCTCCCTATGCCTTATGCAACAGTTGGATCATATCCTGTTCAGGGGACATTTGATCCCAATAAAATACCGGAGTATGAACCGTCAAGCTTTTCTATGGAATCAGGAACGGGAAGCATTGTAGACTTGTACGGGAGGGGCTCTGGGCATGGGGTAGGGCTTTCGCAATGGGGAGCAAAGACACTTGCCGAAAGAGGATGGGACTACAGACAGATCCTTGAACATTACTTCCCCGGAACCACGATCGGACAGTGA
- a CDS encoding DUF2905 domain-containing protein — protein MQQIGRMLLFIGIILALAGIVLILAGKLDLPFGHLPGDITYQKKNITVFAPLGTMLVISIIITLVLNIISRWRR, from the coding sequence ATGCAACAGATAGGCAGGATGCTTCTTTTTATAGGTATAATCCTTGCCCTTGCCGGTATTGTACTGATACTTGCAGGCAAGCTGGATCTGCCTTTCGGCCATTTGCCCGGGGACATAACATATCAGAAAAAGAACATCACCGTTTTTGCCCCGTTAGGTACCATGCTGGTTATAAGTATCATTATTACATTGGTGCTGAATATCATTTCAAGGTGGAGACGTTGA
- the ruvB gene encoding Holliday junction branch migration DNA helicase RuvB, producing the protein MAEKTDKLIETIKQEREEEILTLRPQALDDFIGQTSLKDKLTIYMAAAIQREEPLDHTLFYGPPGLGKTTLAGIIAKEMKGSLRVTTGPALERAGDLAAILSNIQPNDVLFIDEIHRMSANIEEILYPAMEDFALSIIVGKGPLARSIRLSLPKFTLIGATTRLGLLTSPLRARFGIIEQLSLYSPEELTLIVKRGANVLNVNIADCAAQEIGLRSRGTPRVALRLLRRVRDVSEVKKTAQVKRDLACYALDMLGVDGEGLDEGDRKFLRALVELFDGGPVGLSTLAAALNEDAQTIEDIYEPYLIQKGLLERTPRGRKATRNTWDYLGIPVSPHFIQYQQTQLLGEEDL; encoded by the coding sequence ATGGCTGAAAAAACAGATAAACTCATAGAGACTATAAAACAGGAAAGGGAAGAGGAAATTTTAACCCTGCGTCCGCAGGCTCTTGATGACTTTATTGGGCAGACAAGCTTAAAGGACAAGCTGACTATATACATGGCTGCCGCCATACAAAGGGAGGAGCCGCTTGACCACACTCTGTTCTACGGACCTCCGGGACTTGGCAAAACGACACTCGCGGGAATAATCGCAAAAGAGATGAAGGGAAGCCTTCGTGTAACGACCGGTCCGGCCCTTGAACGCGCCGGAGACCTGGCAGCAATACTTTCAAATATCCAGCCAAACGACGTTCTCTTTATTGACGAGATACACAGGATGTCCGCAAACATCGAGGAGATCCTATATCCTGCAATGGAGGATTTTGCCCTATCCATCATAGTGGGCAAGGGACCGCTTGCCCGCAGCATCAGACTGTCCCTGCCCAAATTTACGCTGATAGGAGCTACTACAAGGCTTGGACTCCTCACATCTCCGCTGCGTGCAAGATTTGGCATTATAGAACAGCTCAGTCTCTACTCACCTGAAGAGCTGACTCTGATCGTTAAGCGCGGAGCAAATGTTTTGAACGTCAATATAGCTGACTGTGCCGCTCAGGAGATCGGACTCCGTTCGCGCGGGACGCCGCGGGTCGCGCTGCGTCTTTTAAGAAGAGTAAGGGACGTTTCAGAAGTAAAAAAAACCGCCCAGGTAAAAAGAGATCTGGCATGCTACGCACTGGATATGTTGGGAGTTGACGGTGAAGGGCTCGACGAAGGAGACAGGAAGTTCCTCAGAGCGCTTGTGGAACTGTTCGACGGCGGTCCTGTAGGACTGTCTACCCTTGCCGCAGCACTCAACGAAGACGCACAGACGATCGAGGATATATATGAACCATACCTGATACAAAAGGGACTGCTCGAACGAACTCCTCGCGGCAGAAAAGCGACCAGAAACACATGGGATTATCTTGGCATACCGGTATCTCCGCACTTTATCCAGTATCAGCAGACACAGCTTTTGGGAGAGGAAGATTTATAA
- a CDS encoding Holliday junction branch migration protein RuvA, translating to MINSLRGIVLSIGEDCIVLDVAGFGLEVFITRSLLEHAVIDEELVCYAYLQISDSGLSMFGFSTELERTLFLELLQVKTVGGKLAITLLRHFDAEQVLMAIMSGSAAMLSVPGLGAKRAERICFELKNKIEKKFSGMLDSGTSVSFGATLDSFVMEALTGLGFSQGESARAISLSKADSETDKAWTEESLLKASLGILQRR from the coding sequence ATGATCAACTCTCTTCGCGGTATCGTACTATCCATAGGTGAAGACTGCATTGTTCTTGATGTCGCAGGCTTCGGTCTTGAGGTGTTCATTACACGCTCACTGCTTGAACATGCAGTCATTGATGAAGAGCTTGTCTGCTATGCATACCTTCAAATAAGCGATTCAGGGCTTTCTATGTTCGGTTTCTCAACCGAACTCGAGCGGACACTTTTCCTTGAGCTTCTTCAGGTCAAGACAGTCGGTGGAAAATTAGCCATAACCCTTTTGCGGCATTTTGATGCGGAACAGGTGCTTATGGCTATAATGTCAGGCAGCGCCGCAATGCTCTCTGTCCCGGGGCTCGGTGCAAAGAGGGCGGAGCGGATCTGTTTTGAACTTAAAAATAAAATTGAAAAAAAGTTTTCTGGAATGTTAGACTCCGGAACGTCTGTGTCCTTCGGTGCCACCCTTGACAGCTTTGTCATGGAGGCGCTGACCGGGCTCGGTTTCTCTCAGGGTGAATCAGCCCGTGCGATATCTTTATCTAAGGCTGACAGCGAAACAGATAAAGCCTGGACTGAGGAGAGCCTTCTCAAGGCGTCGCTTGGTATACTTCAGCGTCGCTGA
- the ruvC gene encoding crossover junction endodeoxyribonuclease RuvC codes for MLRSTKDGLNIIRALGIDPGLGTLGYGVVSQQGDRLVCESYGIIKTPKELSLTQRLALLYEELKKKAEEYPPDIIAVEKLFFGRNTSTAEMVWQARGVVLLLVAQLGHTPYEFKPSEVKMAVCGYGSAEKGQVQGMVAHLLGLQKNPTPDDAADALAIAIAGLSMAAYDRNIMKGK; via the coding sequence TTGCTCAGATCGACTAAAGACGGATTGAACATAATAAGGGCACTTGGAATTGATCCCGGCCTTGGAACACTGGGCTACGGCGTTGTATCACAGCAGGGAGACAGGCTGGTTTGTGAGTCTTACGGTATAATAAAGACGCCGAAGGAACTTTCTCTGACGCAGAGGCTCGCTCTCTTATATGAGGAGCTTAAAAAAAAGGCAGAAGAATATCCTCCGGATATAATAGCAGTGGAAAAACTTTTCTTCGGACGCAACACATCAACTGCAGAAATGGTATGGCAGGCGAGGGGAGTAGTACTGCTTCTGGTTGCACAACTCGGCCACACCCCCTATGAGTTTAAGCCATCAGAGGTCAAGATGGCGGTATGCGGCTATGGATCTGCGGAAAAAGGACAGGTACAGGGCATGGTTGCGCATCTGCTTGGCCTGCAGAAGAATCCGACTCCGGATGATGCGGCCGATGCACTTGCCATAGCTATTGCGGGACTTTCAATGGCAGCCTATGACAGAAACATTATGAAGGGCAAATGA
- a CDS encoding YebC/PmpR family DNA-binding transcriptional regulator: MSGHSKWANIKHRKAAQDSKKGVAFQRLVKNVIAAAKAGGGDPNANFRLKVAIDRARAGNVPVDNIERGIKRGTGELDGAVYEEVLYEGYGPNGVAVMVQAMTDNRNRTAPEMRSLFAKAGGAIGELGCVAWNFDRKGIIEITGEGLDEDELLIAAIDAGADDMTPEDGGFEITCDPTVLTGVAEALKNAGYNVESMEIALVPKNTVTITNKSVAEKLLAMIERFEEHDDVQAVYSNFEIPDEILAQID; this comes from the coding sequence TTGTCAGGACATTCAAAATGGGCAAACATCAAACATCGCAAGGCAGCCCAGGATTCAAAAAAAGGTGTGGCTTTCCAGAGACTCGTTAAAAATGTCATAGCCGCGGCAAAAGCAGGAGGCGGCGACCCGAATGCAAACTTCAGGCTCAAGGTCGCTATTGACAGAGCGAGAGCCGGGAACGTACCAGTCGACAATATCGAACGCGGGATCAAACGCGGTACAGGCGAGCTCGACGGGGCAGTTTATGAAGAAGTGCTCTACGAGGGGTATGGCCCAAACGGAGTTGCGGTAATGGTTCAGGCTATGACAGACAACCGTAACCGCACTGCTCCCGAGATGCGTTCCCTTTTTGCCAAGGCCGGCGGTGCTATTGGCGAACTTGGCTGTGTGGCATGGAATTTTGACAGAAAGGGTATCATAGAAATAACAGGAGAAGGCTTGGATGAAGACGAGCTTCTTATAGCCGCTATCGACGCAGGGGCAGACGATATGACACCTGAAGATGGAGGGTTTGAGATCACATGCGATCCGACAGTGCTTACCGGTGTCGCCGAAGCATTAAAAAATGCAGGATACAACGTAGAGTCAATGGAAATTGCGCTTGTACCCAAAAATACGGTCACAATAACCAATAAATCTGTAGCGGAGAAACTTCTTGCCATGATCGAACGTTTTGAGGAGCATGACGATGTTCAGGCTGTATACTCAAACTTCGAGATACCGGACGAGATACTTGCTCAGATCGACTAA
- the nadE gene encoding NAD(+) synthase: protein MSIYRDPKKISIYLESWIMEHISGASAKGAVLGISGGIDSAVLAGLLCRAVGPENVIGIIMPCHSLPIDEEYARLLVPAFGLKTYKVDLTETFDSILAAIKSEKLTLDALPAANIKPRLRMTTLYAIAQQNGCLVCGGGNKDEIMYGYFTKYGDSGVDLLPMADLLKGEVRALAEYLGVPREIIDRPPTAGLWAGQTDEAEMGLTYEDLDKYLATGVATEEVKAKIDAAITRSEHKRIFSPMAVLPKEL, encoded by the coding sequence TTGTCCATCTATCGTGATCCCAAAAAAATCTCAATTTATCTTGAATCATGGATCATGGAACATATCTCCGGTGCATCTGCGAAGGGTGCCGTGCTTGGAATAAGCGGGGGAATAGATTCAGCTGTTTTAGCCGGACTCTTGTGCAGGGCTGTCGGCCCGGAAAACGTAATAGGCATTATAATGCCGTGTCACAGTCTGCCCATTGATGAAGAATATGCGAGGCTGCTTGTTCCCGCCTTTGGGTTAAAAACTTATAAAGTGGATCTTACCGAAACCTTTGACTCCATATTGGCGGCGATAAAATCTGAGAAGTTGACCCTTGATGCTCTTCCGGCAGCGAATATAAAACCAAGACTGCGCATGACAACGCTTTACGCGATCGCTCAGCAGAACGGCTGTTTAGTCTGCGGAGGCGGCAACAAAGATGAAATCATGTACGGATATTTCACAAAATATGGTGATTCAGGCGTTGACCTGCTGCCTATGGCAGATCTGCTTAAGGGCGAAGTACGCGCTTTGGCTGAATATCTTGGCGTCCCGCGGGAAATAATCGACAGGCCTCCGACAGCAGGCCTTTGGGCAGGACAGACGGACGAGGCTGAAATGGGGCTTACATATGAAGACCTTGATAAATATTTAGCAACAGGTGTCGCCACAGAAGAAGTCAAGGCCAAAATAGACGCGGCAATAACGAGATCTGAACATAAGCGCATATTTTCTCCCATGGCAGTACTTCCAAAAGAACTCTGA
- a CDS encoding 4Fe-4S binding protein has translation MGLKYLKNVATLKLDTDKCIGCGMCEIVCPHAVFTVKNNKAWINDIDMCMECGACSMNCPVSAITVKSGVGCAYAVLMGMFNGNKDREGPSCGGSGCC, from the coding sequence ATGGGGCTTAAGTATCTAAAGAATGTTGCAACATTAAAACTTGACACGGACAAATGCATCGGGTGCGGAATGTGCGAGATCGTCTGTCCGCATGCTGTCTTCACCGTAAAAAACAACAAGGCATGGATCAACGACATAGACATGTGCATGGAATGCGGCGCATGCTCGATGAATTGCCCTGTCTCCGCAATCACAGTGAAAAGCGGAGTAGGCTGTGCTTACGCTGTGCTCATGGGGATGTTTAACGGGAATAAAGACAGAGAAGGTCCATCCTGCGGAGGTTCAGGCTGCTGCTGA
- the argF gene encoding ornithine carbamoyltransferase, which produces MAVNLRNRNLISLKHHTPQEIEYLLDLSTDLKNKKRAGIKGNLLSGKNVALIFEKPSTRTRCAFTVAAIDEGGHPEYLGKNDIQLGHKEDVKDTARVLGRMFDGIEFRGFSQKVVEDLAKYAGVPVWNGLTDDYHPTQVLADFLTVRENFGRLKGIRFVYVGDGRNNVANSLMIGAAKMGMHFVIGAPKSLFPDPALLEECKKIAADCESGATITITDDPRAAVKNADVIYTDVWASMGEEEKLAERKAILQPYQVNMDLIKATENDNVIFLHCLPAVKGYEVTEEVFESRFARQFDEAENRMHTIKATMVASIGNL; this is translated from the coding sequence ATGGCAGTGAATCTTCGCAACCGTAACCTGATATCTCTTAAACACCATACGCCGCAGGAAATCGAGTATTTGCTTGACCTTTCAACAGACCTGAAAAACAAAAAGCGCGCCGGCATAAAGGGCAACCTTCTTAGTGGTAAGAATGTAGCGCTGATTTTTGAAAAACCATCAACACGCACACGCTGTGCATTCACGGTTGCCGCGATCGATGAAGGCGGCCACCCGGAATATCTTGGAAAAAACGACATCCAGCTTGGGCACAAGGAAGACGTAAAGGACACGGCAAGGGTGCTGGGGCGCATGTTTGACGGTATCGAGTTTCGCGGGTTCAGCCAGAAAGTAGTGGAGGACCTTGCAAAATATGCCGGCGTTCCGGTATGGAACGGCCTTACGGACGATTACCATCCCACACAGGTTCTTGCGGACTTCCTTACAGTACGAGAGAACTTCGGACGCCTCAAGGGGATCAGGTTTGTATATGTCGGAGACGGACGCAACAACGTTGCAAATTCTCTTATGATCGGAGCGGCAAAGATGGGGATGCATTTCGTGATCGGAGCGCCAAAATCACTTTTCCCCGATCCTGCGCTGCTTGAAGAGTGCAAAAAGATCGCTGCCGACTGCGAGTCAGGAGCAACCATCACTATTACTGATGATCCAAGGGCTGCAGTCAAAAATGCCGATGTAATCTACACAGACGTCTGGGCTTCAATGGGTGAAGAAGAAAAGCTTGCAGAGCGCAAGGCCATACTGCAGCCTTACCAGGTCAATATGGATCTTATCAAAGCCACCGAAAATGATAATGTCATATTCCTGCACTGCCTGCCCGCGGTCAAGGGCTACGAGGTCACGGAAGAAGTGTTCGAATCACGTTTTGCAAGACAGTTTGACGAGGCCGAGAACCGCATGCACACCATCAAAGCAACTATGGTGGCAAGCATAGGTAATCTCTAA
- a CDS encoding arginine deiminase has product MYQEKPFCIFSETGPLKQVMLHRPGKELDRLTINNMDELLFDDLIWLQQAQKEHDNFADILRKEGCEVLYFQECLAEVIEDMEIRTSLIKDVFSFECLDRRISEGLAAAFMELPSDELASHLIAGYSKKEAAEICSPALSLMSHIETGGEFVIRPIPNLYFQRDPAITVGNGIIIGQMTFEARRREPLYWKYITNYHPRFKGMKILFGDKPDEVWPHKVEGGDLHVFSETAMAIGVSQRTAPTTVQRIGRNLAQNTPIRRIFAFEIPKERYCMHLDTVFTMVDKDAFTIFPTVIDVLKVWQLDYNDDGTLASLKQVKRWKEAIAETLGFDKIRVIEMKGKDQAETDREQWHDGCNTLAIAPGKVITYNRNVMSNKLLMDNGIEVIELDGAELGRGRGGPRCMSMPLNRHSVK; this is encoded by the coding sequence ATGTACCAGGAAAAGCCGTTTTGTATATTCTCTGAAACAGGTCCGCTGAAACAGGTCATGCTTCACCGTCCCGGAAAAGAACTTGACCGCCTTACTATCAACAACATGGATGAACTGCTTTTTGACGATTTGATCTGGCTCCAACAGGCACAAAAGGAGCATGACAACTTCGCTGACATTCTGAGAAAAGAGGGCTGCGAGGTACTTTACTTCCAGGAATGCCTCGCCGAGGTCATCGAAGACATGGAGATCCGAACATCGCTTATTAAAGATGTATTTTCTTTCGAATGCCTTGACAGGCGGATATCGGAAGGCCTGGCAGCAGCTTTTATGGAACTTCCGTCAGATGAATTAGCTTCTCACCTCATCGCAGGATACAGCAAGAAAGAAGCAGCCGAGATCTGCAGCCCTGCGCTCAGCCTCATGTCACATATTGAAACAGGCGGAGAGTTTGTCATCCGCCCGATTCCCAACCTTTATTTTCAGAGAGATCCGGCAATAACTGTCGGCAACGGAATAATCATAGGCCAGATGACCTTCGAAGCACGCCGCAGAGAGCCTCTTTACTGGAAATACATAACAAATTATCATCCAAGGTTCAAGGGCATGAAGATACTTTTTGGAGACAAACCGGATGAAGTATGGCCGCATAAAGTTGAAGGCGGCGACCTTCATGTTTTTTCAGAAACAGCAATGGCAATAGGCGTAAGCCAAAGAACAGCCCCGACTACAGTGCAGAGGATAGGACGAAATCTTGCCCAAAATACTCCCATCAGAAGGATCTTCGCTTTTGAGATACCAAAGGAACGTTACTGTATGCATTTAGACACTGTCTTTACAATGGTCGATAAGGACGCTTTCACAATATTCCCGACAGTTATCGATGTCCTTAAGGTCTGGCAGTTGGATTATAACGACGACGGGACCCTTGCCTCGCTTAAACAGGTCAAGAGATGGAAGGAAGCCATCGCTGAAACGCTTGGTTTCGATAAGATACGTGTCATTGAGATGAAGGGGAAAGACCAGGCGGAAACTGACCGCGAACAATGGCACGACGGCTGCAACACATTAGCCATAGCGCCAGGCAAGGTCATAACATATAACCGCAACGTCATGTCCAACAAACTTCTTATGGACAACGGAATAGAGGTTATTGAACTTGACGGCGCTGAGCTTGGGCGGGGAAGAGGCGGTCCAAGATGCATGTCTATGCCCCTTAACAGGCACTCGGTAAAATAG
- the ispG gene encoding (E)-4-hydroxy-3-methylbut-2-enyl-diphosphate synthase — MGSRKIINIDGLVIGGISPVRVESMLKTPLSDLPGCISEIEELDKEGCELARVSLPDLSLCDNFKKLIKTAHITLMADIHFNHRLALAALDAGCRSIRINPGNMDSHTRTLDVIKAAQYNGAVIRIGANGGSLNNRQIKEAGGDRAAALVLAVDEQIRVLLDNDFDKIIISAKSSSVPETLLANTILSGKYPFPIHIGITEAGGGLSGVVKGSAGITLLLAQGIGDTMRVSLTAPGTDEVKVGYHILRALGIRQRGYNLISCPTCGRKRVDVAELSQIVSKLLPEGIKDGLTIAIMGCEVNGPREAAGADLGIAGTPDGFVMFRRGRPVYTGSMENMRAELLKILDTL, encoded by the coding sequence ATGGGAAGCAGAAAAATCATCAATATTGACGGACTTGTGATAGGAGGCATTTCCCCTGTAAGGGTCGAGAGTATGCTTAAGACGCCGCTCAGCGATCTTCCCGGGTGCATTTCTGAAATAGAGGAACTGGACAAAGAAGGCTGTGAGCTTGCAAGAGTATCTCTGCCTGATCTGTCTCTTTGTGATAATTTCAAAAAGCTTATAAAAACCGCACACATCACACTTATGGCCGATATACATTTTAACCACAGGCTGGCTCTTGCAGCACTGGATGCCGGCTGTAGATCGATCCGTATCAACCCTGGAAATATGGACAGCCACACACGCACCTTGGATGTGATAAAAGCTGCCCAATATAACGGTGCGGTGATAAGGATCGGGGCAAACGGAGGTTCACTGAACAACAGGCAGATCAAAGAAGCGGGCGGCGACAGGGCGGCAGCGCTTGTCCTTGCAGTTGACGAACAGATCAGGGTGCTTCTTGACAACGATTTCGACAAAATCATAATCTCAGCAAAGTCAAGCTCAGTACCTGAAACACTACTGGCCAATACAATACTGTCCGGCAAATATCCATTCCCGATCCATATAGGTATTACAGAGGCAGGGGGAGGCCTTTCAGGCGTAGTAAAAGGTTCAGCCGGCATAACACTTCTGCTTGCGCAGGGTATAGGTGATACCATGCGCGTAAGCCTGACTGCCCCGGGGACAGATGAGGTCAAAGTAGGTTACCATATCCTCAGGGCTCTTGGCATCAGACAAAGAGGATACAACCTGATAAGCTGCCCCACTTGCGGGAGGAAAAGGGTGGACGTGGCTGAACTTTCCCAAATAGTGTCGAAACTTCTCCCCGAAGGGATCAAAGACGGGCTTACGATCGCAATAATGGGGTGCGAGGTAAACGGTCCGCGCGAAGCAGCAGGGGCAGATCTTGGGATAGCCGGGACTCCGGATGGCTTTGTGATGTTCCGACGCGGCAGGCCGGTATATACCGGCAGTATGGAAAATATGAGAGCAGAGCTATTAAAAATACTGGATACTTTATAA
- the rseP gene encoding RIP metalloprotease RseP, producing MISIISFLIVIGICVISHEGGHFIAAKWRDVFVHEFSFGMGPSLWSKTRGETLWSFRAFPIGGFVRLEGEDASDSEDQKKKSIDPSRSLSAKKPWERLVIIAAGAFVNIMLAWLLTTAYLTGYGIYDLEKPVIGTIMDKTPAQAAGLQSGDRISSINGIKLEKWSDIRKIIQDNKITGDRFNITVVRGGKEINYTVDIPLSKKQGGRFLGIQPALIRYPLSEALTKAFSYSWQMGVEILRGLWMILTMQIRSDVIGPVGIAIIAGDAFKQGFWSFIAFLGVINLNLGLLNLLPFPALDGGRLVFILIEMITGKNVPEKWETRVHYAGFIILITLIILVTGKDIIRLFH from the coding sequence TTGATAAGTATCATCTCATTTCTGATCGTAATAGGAATATGTGTTATCTCGCATGAAGGCGGCCATTTTATTGCCGCAAAATGGCGGGATGTTTTCGTCCACGAATTTTCATTCGGTATGGGGCCCTCTTTATGGAGCAAAACAAGGGGGGAGACATTGTGGTCTTTCAGGGCATTTCCGATTGGCGGATTTGTAAGGCTCGAAGGGGAAGATGCGTCCGACAGCGAAGACCAAAAGAAGAAAAGCATAGATCCATCACGCTCTCTGAGTGCTAAAAAACCGTGGGAACGGCTTGTGATAATAGCGGCCGGGGCATTTGTCAATATTATGTTGGCATGGCTGCTCACAACAGCATATCTGACAGGCTACGGCATATATGATCTGGAAAAACCTGTGATAGGCACAATAATGGACAAAACTCCTGCACAGGCCGCTGGGCTGCAGAGCGGTGACAGGATCAGCTCGATCAATGGCATAAAGTTAGAAAAATGGTCCGATATAAGAAAAATCATACAAGACAATAAAATAACTGGCGACAGGTTCAATATTACAGTCGTACGCGGAGGAAAAGAAATCAATTACACCGTTGATATCCCGTTAAGCAAAAAACAGGGCGGCAGGTTTTTAGGCATACAGCCCGCTCTAATAAGATATCCGCTTAGCGAGGCCCTCACAAAAGCTTTCAGTTATTCATGGCAGATGGGGGTGGAGATACTTCGCGGTCTCTGGATGATATTGACGATGCAGATACGCTCCGATGTCATAGGCCCTGTCGGGATAGCCATAATAGCCGGAGATGCCTTCAAACAGGGGTTCTGGTCTTTTATTGCATTTCTGGGCGTAATAAACCTGAATCTGGGATTGCTTAACCTGCTGCCCTTCCCGGCCCTTGACGGAGGAAGGCTTGTCTTTATCCTGATTGAGATGATCACAGGAAAAAATGTCCCTGAAAAGTGGGAAACCAGGGTGCATTACGCTGGCTTCATCATACTGATAACGCTCATAATACTTGTGACAGGCAAAGATATAATAAGACTTTTTCATTAG